A region of Myxococcus stipitatus DSM 14675 DNA encodes the following proteins:
- the tatB gene encoding Sec-independent protein translocase protein TatB, with protein sequence MFNIGAGEMVLIAVAALLILGPQRLPELARAIGKFMREFRRQTDEVRNVVEREFYTMDTELNREPTPPVRPGLPFGRSPAPQVGAPDALTPTDALAPATPAEPSAAETQSPRAPLGLDGAELPEPPASSPAPEAESSAPAGEPASPTASSAPSESVGADGLPQLSPLPGTVARNAPKRS encoded by the coding sequence ATGTTCAACATCGGCGCAGGCGAAATGGTGCTCATCGCGGTGGCCGCGCTGCTCATCCTCGGGCCGCAGCGGTTGCCCGAGCTGGCGCGTGCCATCGGCAAGTTCATGCGGGAGTTCCGCCGCCAGACGGACGAGGTCCGCAACGTGGTGGAGCGCGAGTTCTACACCATGGACACGGAGCTCAACCGGGAGCCCACCCCTCCGGTGAGGCCGGGCCTGCCCTTCGGCCGCTCCCCCGCGCCGCAGGTGGGCGCGCCGGACGCGCTGACGCCCACGGACGCGCTGGCCCCGGCGACTCCCGCGGAGCCCTCCGCCGCCGAGACGCAGTCCCCGCGCGCGCCGCTCGGACTGGACGGGGCGGAGCTCCCCGAGCCCCCGGCTTCGTCTCCCGCGCCGGAAGCGGAGTCGTCCGCGCCCGCGGGTGAGCCTGCTTCTCCCACCGCGTCGTCCGCCCCCTCGGAGAGCGTGGGCGCCGACGGACTGCCCCAGCTTTCGCCGCTACCGGGAACGGTGGCGCGCAACGCGCCGAAACGGAGCTGA